In one window of Agromyces badenianii DNA:
- a CDS encoding urea amidolyase associated protein UAAP2, with translation MTTTTTTHGSGMRRIQSTVPVGAQYTVDTILDPAGPLADGSLVSDQTVAPLAPWSAVLRAGQILTIVDVGGNQSADFLVYNAHDTDERYSATDTLAWQGNAYLREGSVLRSNLGLPLMTVTGNEIDRQDTIGGACSKESNTLRYGFHTEHQHGCRENFLVEAARHGLGARDLVSNINWFMNVPVEADGALGIVDGMSAPGKRVALRAEMDVLVIVSNCPQMNNPCNDFNCTPLRMIVTDTLAMTGPENA, from the coding sequence ATGACGACAACGACCACCACCCATGGCAGTGGAATGCGGCGCATCCAGTCCACCGTGCCCGTGGGCGCCCAGTACACCGTCGACACCATCCTGGACCCGGCCGGGCCCCTTGCCGACGGTTCGCTGGTCAGCGATCAGACGGTGGCGCCGCTCGCGCCCTGGTCTGCCGTGCTGCGCGCCGGCCAAATCCTCACCATCGTCGATGTCGGCGGCAATCAGTCCGCCGATTTCCTCGTCTACAACGCTCATGACACCGACGAACGGTACTCGGCCACCGACACTCTTGCCTGGCAGGGCAACGCCTACCTTCGCGAAGGGTCCGTGCTCCGGTCGAACCTCGGCCTCCCGCTGATGACGGTCACCGGCAACGAGATCGACCGGCAGGACACCATCGGCGGGGCCTGTTCGAAGGAGTCCAACACCCTCCGGTACGGGTTCCACACCGAGCACCAGCATGGTTGCCGGGAGAACTTCCTCGTCGAAGCCGCGCGCCACGGACTCGGCGCTCGCGATCTCGTCTCCAACATCAACTGGTTCATGAACGTCCCCGTCGAGGCAGATGGCGCCCTCGGCATCGTCGACGGGATGTCTGCGCCCGGGAAGCGGGTCGCGCTGCGCGCCGAGATGGACGTGCTGGTGATCGTCTCCAACTGCCCCCAGATGAACAACCCCTGCAACGACTTCAACTGCACGCCCCTTCGGATGATCGTCACCGACACGCTCGCCATGACCGGACCGGAGAACGCATGA
- a CDS encoding urea amidolyase associated protein UAAP1 has translation MRAASLTESDGTMPSIADDHLTDSVLAARADARAQAERTADYMPYRPASTSPFAPEGIESATLTWAETVAPGGYTHKIVARGTRIRLDDPTGDACAHVILFNALEPSERLNVADTIKIPWQAYLGTGHPLLSGDGRALATITGDTSGRHDTFCGTTTDEASIAKYGSADPEGPAPSGRSRFLLAASKHGLTGRDLPPSISFFQGVHVEPDGTLTFQGSAGPGSHVELVAELPLLVLIVNVPHPLDPAADYLVGPLRVHAWPGKPTLPGDPQFAATPEVNRAYLNSIDYAEARGL, from the coding sequence TAGCCGACGACCATCTCACCGACAGCGTTCTCGCTGCCCGCGCCGACGCCCGCGCGCAAGCGGAGCGCACCGCCGACTACATGCCGTACCGACCGGCGTCCACCTCCCCGTTCGCCCCTGAGGGCATCGAATCGGCCACCCTGACCTGGGCGGAGACCGTTGCCCCCGGAGGGTACACGCACAAGATCGTCGCCCGCGGCACCCGCATCCGCCTCGACGACCCGACAGGGGACGCGTGCGCCCACGTCATCCTCTTCAACGCCCTCGAGCCGAGCGAACGGTTGAACGTCGCCGACACCATCAAGATCCCTTGGCAGGCCTACCTCGGCACCGGCCACCCGCTGCTCTCCGGCGATGGTCGAGCACTGGCAACCATCACCGGAGACACCTCCGGCCGACACGACACCTTCTGCGGTACCACCACCGACGAAGCCAGTATCGCGAAATACGGATCCGCCGACCCTGAGGGGCCCGCCCCATCAGGCCGGTCCCGGTTTCTCCTCGCAGCCTCCAAACACGGACTCACCGGCCGCGATCTTCCGCCCAGCATCTCCTTCTTCCAGGGCGTCCACGTCGAACCCGACGGGACGCTCACCTTCCAGGGCAGCGCCGGCCCCGGCTCCCATGTCGAGCTCGTCGCCGAGCTCCCGCTCCTGGTGCTCATCGTCAACGTCCCTCATCCGTTGGACCCCGCCGCCGACTACCTGGTCGGCCCCCTTCGGGTGCACGCCTGGCCAGGCAAGCCCACCCTGCCCGGCGACCCCCAGTTCGCGGCGACCCCTGAAGTGAACCGCGCCTACCTCAACTCGATCGACTACGCGGAGGCCCGAGGGCTATGA
- the uca gene encoding urea carboxylase: MNHAFDTLLIANRGEIARRIIRSARTLGLRTVAVYSDADRAAPHVREADEAVRLGPAPARESYLDIEKILEAANRLGVGAIHPGYGFLSENLDFARRIEAAGISFIGPTVDQIAAFGEKHAARKLAALAGVPMLAGTGLLSSAEEAVAEAERIGLPVMLKATGGGGGIGMQACATVEEVREAYDRVARLGEKNFGSAGVFLERLVRTARHVEVQLFGAGDGRVAVIGDRDCSLQRRNQKVIEEAPAPALPDVVRRQLHDSARSLASSVSYRSAGTVEFVYDPIREEASFLEVNTRLQVEHPVTEEVYGVDLVAMMLRLARDGADGIDPTIFTAPFEPIGHAFEARVYAEDSAKNGLPSSGLVTQAIFPGYGAPDLSGVRIDGWIETGLEVSPYYDPMLAKVIAAAPTRDAALDLLREGLDASRIDGVVTNLGLLRSLTDETTLRVATHSTSTLDATADPDPRIDVLDSGAMTTVQDLPGRIGYWQIGVPPSGPMDAVSFTEANLAVGNPAGAPGLEITATGPTLRFSAPALIALAGAPTFATLDDEPVPMWEPVEAAAGSVLTIGTLTGPGQRAYLAVRGGIDVPLYLGSASTFTLGGFGGHAGRALLPGDVLRPGSPDSDAPHPAFAAGTRLGLIGGPTPPDRRPAITSTWQIGVTEGPHGAPDFFTRADMDVFYATDYVVHYNSARTGVRLDGPRPEWAREDGGEAGLHPSNIHDNPYAVGAIDFTGDTPIILGPDGPSLGGFVCPAVVGSGELWKLGQLRPGDTIRFVPVREADAADLVHHRSSFTVRSSGGDGDDGVIDRLEADDKRPSVTYRRDGDDNLLVEYGDLTLDLGLRMRVHALMTKLNEESPKGVVELTPGIRSLQIHTDSLELKATTLAGMLREIEEDIPATHELVVPSRTVRLPLSWDDPATHLAIERYMNGVRADAPWTPSNIDFIRRINGLDSVADVLKTVFDATYLVLGLGDVYLGAPVATPLDPRHRLVTTKYNPARTWTAENSVGIGGAYMCIYGMEGPGGYQFVGRTVQVWNRFRRGGLFAENPWALRFFDRIEWYQVGADELLELRAETDAGRGDFQTEEGTFAIAEYQQFLADNSESITEFRAIQARAFSEEKDRWRASGEFDVRPDAKEAPPADAVVLAEGATGVSAPFTSTVWQVAVEPGQAVRVGEKLMSLEAMKMESSVLATSDGVVGEIYVRPGDQVTPGQILLSTIGAAS; encoded by the coding sequence ATGAACCACGCCTTCGACACCCTCCTCATCGCCAACCGGGGGGAGATCGCACGGCGGATCATCCGCTCTGCGAGAACGTTGGGTCTGCGCACGGTCGCGGTGTATTCGGATGCCGACCGTGCGGCACCGCACGTACGCGAAGCCGACGAGGCGGTCCGCCTGGGGCCGGCGCCGGCACGCGAGTCGTACCTGGACATCGAGAAGATTCTCGAGGCGGCCAACCGTCTCGGTGTTGGTGCGATCCACCCCGGATACGGCTTTCTGTCGGAGAACCTCGACTTCGCCCGCCGGATCGAAGCCGCGGGCATCAGCTTCATCGGCCCTACCGTCGACCAGATCGCCGCATTCGGTGAGAAGCACGCTGCACGGAAGCTCGCAGCCCTCGCCGGCGTTCCCATGCTGGCCGGCACGGGCCTGCTGTCATCCGCCGAGGAAGCAGTCGCCGAAGCAGAACGCATCGGCTTGCCCGTGATGCTGAAAGCCACCGGCGGCGGCGGAGGTATCGGCATGCAGGCATGCGCCACTGTGGAGGAGGTGCGTGAGGCGTACGACCGGGTGGCCCGGCTGGGGGAGAAGAACTTCGGCTCCGCCGGCGTGTTCCTCGAGCGACTGGTGCGCACGGCCCGTCATGTCGAGGTTCAGCTGTTCGGCGCCGGCGATGGCCGTGTCGCGGTCATCGGGGACCGCGACTGCTCACTCCAGCGCCGCAACCAGAAGGTCATCGAAGAGGCCCCCGCGCCCGCCCTCCCCGACGTCGTCCGCCGACAGTTGCACGATTCCGCCCGGTCTCTCGCCTCTTCAGTGTCGTACCGCTCTGCGGGCACCGTCGAGTTCGTCTACGACCCGATACGGGAAGAGGCATCCTTCCTCGAAGTGAACACACGCCTCCAGGTCGAGCACCCGGTCACGGAGGAGGTTTACGGGGTCGACCTCGTCGCGATGATGCTGCGCCTCGCCCGCGACGGCGCCGACGGCATCGACCCGACCATCTTCACCGCCCCGTTCGAGCCCATCGGCCACGCGTTCGAGGCGCGGGTCTACGCGGAGGATTCCGCGAAGAACGGACTGCCGAGCTCCGGCCTGGTCACACAGGCGATCTTCCCGGGCTATGGCGCACCCGACCTCAGCGGGGTCCGTATCGACGGGTGGATCGAGACCGGGCTGGAGGTCTCTCCGTACTACGACCCGATGCTCGCCAAGGTCATCGCCGCAGCTCCTACCCGCGACGCGGCCCTCGACCTGCTCCGCGAAGGCCTCGACGCCAGCCGAATCGACGGGGTCGTCACCAATCTCGGACTACTCCGTTCGCTCACCGACGAGACGACCCTGCGGGTCGCCACTCACTCGACCTCCACGCTGGACGCGACAGCAGATCCGGATCCCCGCATCGACGTCCTCGACTCCGGCGCGATGACCACCGTCCAAGACCTCCCCGGTCGCATCGGGTACTGGCAGATCGGCGTCCCGCCGAGCGGACCCATGGACGCCGTCTCGTTCACCGAGGCGAACCTCGCCGTCGGCAACCCCGCAGGTGCTCCCGGACTCGAGATCACGGCAACCGGCCCCACCCTCCGGTTCAGCGCGCCCGCCTTGATAGCGCTGGCCGGGGCACCGACCTTCGCGACCCTCGACGACGAACCGGTTCCAATGTGGGAACCGGTCGAAGCCGCCGCCGGCAGCGTTCTGACGATCGGCACCCTCACCGGCCCGGGCCAGCGCGCATACCTCGCTGTTCGTGGCGGGATCGACGTCCCGCTCTATCTCGGCAGCGCGTCCACATTCACGCTGGGGGGTTTCGGCGGCCACGCCGGGCGTGCTTTGCTCCCCGGTGACGTACTGCGGCCTGGGTCACCGGACTCCGACGCGCCTCACCCGGCATTCGCCGCGGGCACCCGGCTGGGACTGATCGGCGGACCCACGCCGCCCGACCGCCGCCCGGCGATAACCTCCACCTGGCAGATCGGCGTCACCGAAGGTCCCCACGGCGCCCCCGACTTCTTCACCCGCGCCGATATGGACGTCTTCTACGCCACGGACTACGTGGTGCACTACAACTCCGCTCGCACCGGGGTCCGCCTCGACGGCCCGCGACCGGAGTGGGCCCGCGAAGACGGCGGCGAGGCCGGCCTTCACCCGTCCAACATCCATGACAACCCCTACGCGGTCGGGGCCATCGATTTCACCGGCGACACCCCGATCATCCTCGGCCCCGACGGCCCGAGCCTCGGCGGATTCGTCTGCCCCGCCGTCGTCGGCAGCGGCGAGTTGTGGAAACTCGGCCAGCTGCGACCGGGCGACACGATCCGATTCGTGCCCGTGCGGGAGGCCGACGCCGCTGACTTGGTCCACCACCGCTCATCCTTCACTGTGCGCAGCTCCGGCGGAGACGGCGACGACGGGGTCATCGACCGACTCGAGGCCGACGACAAGCGCCCCTCTGTGACGTACCGGCGTGACGGCGACGACAACCTCCTCGTCGAGTACGGGGACCTCACCCTCGATCTCGGCCTCCGCATGCGTGTGCACGCCCTGATGACGAAACTGAACGAGGAATCGCCGAAGGGAGTCGTGGAACTCACCCCCGGCATCCGCTCACTCCAGATTCACACCGATTCGCTGGAGCTGAAAGCAACAACGCTGGCGGGGATGCTGCGGGAGATCGAGGAGGACATCCCTGCTACTCACGAACTCGTCGTGCCGTCGCGCACAGTGCGCCTCCCGCTCTCGTGGGACGACCCGGCGACACACCTCGCCATCGAGCGGTACATGAACGGCGTGCGCGCCGACGCCCCGTGGACGCCCTCGAACATCGACTTCATCCGCCGCATCAACGGGCTCGACTCGGTCGCCGACGTTCTCAAGACCGTCTTCGACGCCACATACCTCGTGCTCGGCCTGGGCGACGTCTACCTGGGAGCGCCGGTCGCAACGCCGCTCGACCCGCGCCACCGCCTCGTCACCACGAAGTACAACCCGGCCCGCACCTGGACGGCCGAGAACTCGGTCGGCATCGGCGGCGCCTACATGTGCATCTACGGCATGGAAGGACCGGGCGGGTACCAGTTCGTCGGGCGTACCGTACAGGTGTGGAACCGCTTCCGCCGCGGCGGGCTGTTCGCCGAGAACCCGTGGGCGCTGCGGTTCTTCGACCGCATCGAGTGGTACCAGGTCGGAGCCGACGAACTCCTCGAGCTCCGTGCTGAGACCGACGCAGGTCGAGGCGACTTCCAGACCGAAGAAGGAACCTTCGCGATCGCGGAATATCAGCAGTTTCTCGCCGACAATTCCGAGTCGATCACCGAGTTCCGTGCCATCCAGGCACGTGCGTTCAGCGAGGAGAAAGACCGCTGGCGTGCCTCCGGCGAGTTCGACGTCCGGCCGGATGCGAAAGAGGCCCCGCCGGCTGACGCGGTTGTACTCGCCGAAGGCGCCACCGGCGTTTCCGCACCGTTCACCTCCACCGTGTGGCAGGTCGCCGTCGAACCCGGCCAGGCGGTGAGGGTGGGGGAGAAATTGATGTCGCTCGAGGCGATGAAGATGGAATCGTCTGTGCTCGCCACCTCGGATGGCGTCGTCGGCGAGATCTACGTTCGCCCCGGGGACCAGGTCACACCTGGCCAGATCCTTCTGTCGACCATCGGAGCCGCATCATGA